The following coding sequences lie in one Nycticebus coucang isolate mNycCou1 chromosome 18, mNycCou1.pri, whole genome shotgun sequence genomic window:
- the ATP5MC1 gene encoding ATP synthase F(0) complex subunit C1, mitochondrial isoform X2: MQTTAALLISPTLIRCCTRGLIRPMSASFLNRPEYSSKQPSYNSSPLQVARREFQTSIVSRDIDTAAKFIGAGAATVGVAGSGAGIGTVFGSLIIGYARNPSLKQQLFSYAILGFALSEAMGLFCLMVAFLILFAM; this comes from the exons ATGCAGACCACCGCGGCACTGCTCATTTCGCCGACTCTG ATCCGCTGCTGTACCAGGGGTCTAATCAGACCTATGTCTGCCTCCTTCCTGAATAGGCCAGAGTATTCATCTAAACAG cCTTCCTACAACAGCTCCCCACTCCAGGTGGCCCGaagggagttccagaccagtatTGTCTCCCGGGACATTGACACAGCAGCCAAGTTTATTGGTGCTGGGGCAGCCACAGTTGGTGTGGCTGGTTCAGGAGCTGGCATTGGAACGGTGTTTGGCAGCTTGATCATTGGCTATGCCAG GAACCCGTCTCTCAAGCAGCAGCTCTTCTCCTACGCCATTCTGGGCTTTGCCCTGTCTGAGGCCATGGGGCTCTTCTGTTTGATGGTTGCCTTCCTCATCCTATTCGCCATGTGA
- the ATP5MC1 gene encoding ATP synthase F(0) complex subunit C1, mitochondrial isoform X1 encodes MRTSCALSLTSNALFSCGIVHGREWCREDSRGVKGTTEGRQYKQTTTLAHFFSPLQTEKMQTTAALLISPTLIRCCTRGLIRPMSASFLNRPEYSSKQPSYNSSPLQVARREFQTSIVSRDIDTAAKFIGAGAATVGVAGSGAGIGTVFGSLIIGYARNPSLKQQLFSYAILGFALSEAMGLFCLMVAFLILFAM; translated from the exons ATGCGGACCAGCTGCGCGCTCTCTCTGACCTCTAATGCCCTCTTCAGCTGTGGCATTGTGCACGGAAGAGAATGGTGCAGAGAGGACAGCCGGGGGGTGAAGGGGACAACCGAAGGTCGCCAGTATAAGCAAACAACCACGCTCGctcactttttttcccctctgcagACTGAAAAAATGCAGACCACCGCGGCACTGCTCATTTCGCCGACTCTG ATCCGCTGCTGTACCAGGGGTCTAATCAGACCTATGTCTGCCTCCTTCCTGAATAGGCCAGAGTATTCATCTAAACAG cCTTCCTACAACAGCTCCCCACTCCAGGTGGCCCGaagggagttccagaccagtatTGTCTCCCGGGACATTGACACAGCAGCCAAGTTTATTGGTGCTGGGGCAGCCACAGTTGGTGTGGCTGGTTCAGGAGCTGGCATTGGAACGGTGTTTGGCAGCTTGATCATTGGCTATGCCAG GAACCCGTCTCTCAAGCAGCAGCTCTTCTCCTACGCCATTCTGGGCTTTGCCCTGTCTGAGGCCATGGGGCTCTTCTGTTTGATGGTTGCCTTCCTCATCCTATTCGCCATGTGA